The genomic window TCCGACCCCGCCGGGTCCGACCCAGCCGGATCCGGCCCCGCAGGCGCGTCGTCCTCCGCGACCACCTCGTACAGCGCCGGGTGCGAGACGTAGGGCATCTGCCGGCCCGGGAACCCGGACGCGGCCATGGCCGCCTGGAAGTCGCGCGGGGACCGCCAACGCGCCACGTTGACGAACCGGAATTCGGCCTCCGGAGCCAGGCTACGGTGCAGGGCCGTGTCCACGTAACCCTCCCGGCCGGCGAGGAAGTCCCTCGCCCGCTCCCAGCGGGTCACGAACTCGGTGTCCCGGTCGGGCGGCACCTCGAACGGATTGATGAGCACCACTTGGTGGCTGTCAGCGCACATCGTCATCTCCTCTGGAGCACCCGTGCTCAGTCGGCCTGGGCTGCATGGGCATGTCCGAGTTCTACGGCCGGGCCGACGAGGGCGAAGCCATCGCGACGATCCGTCGCGCGCTCGAGCTCGATGTGAACGTTCTCGACACCGGACGACCGCCGTGTGTCTGCAGGGGTTACAGCTGGCCCGGTTTGGCGTACCGGTAGAAGAACGGGCCGAGCCCGCCCTGGCTAATGGCGGAATATACCCCCAAGACGTACTCCTCCAGCGCGCGGGCCTGCTCGAGGCCGCCGACGGAGACCGGGTCGTAGCCGGCATCGCGGATCAGCCGCTCGGTCACCTCCCGCGCGGCGTCCTCCGACGCGTACAGGTTGCTTGGCGGCACCCGTTGCTGGTCGATCTGGTCGTACAAGGCCGCGCCGTTGACGTTGAACGCCTTGGCGACCGGGCCGCCCACGATCGCCTTCACCTCGTGCGCCAGCGACTCGTACGCCTGGTTGCGGCCGGCGTAGGCGTTGGTGGCGTCGATTGTGGTCTTGCCCTGGAGCCCGCTCACCT from Actinomycetes bacterium includes these protein-coding regions:
- a CDS encoding antibiotic biosynthesis monooxygenase family protein translates to MCADSHQVVLINPFEVPPDRDTEFVTRWERARDFLAGREGYVDTALHRSLAPEAEFRFVNVARWRSPRDFQAAMAASGFPGRQMPYVSHPALYEVVAEDDAPAGPDPAGSDPAGSEPAGAVLLINLFEVPAPDEDDFMSSWEQARRLMRAQPGYLGTRLHRSLAPDAEFRFVNIAAWPSAGAFQAAIDDPAFREATAEISGRAHPSLYEVARR
- a CDS encoding dinucleotide-binding protein — protein: MNITVIGRGNVGGGLARRWERAGHAVTRIGRDGGDASDAEVVLVAVPSGVIADALGKVSGLQGKTTIDATNAYAGRNQAYESLAHEVKAIVGGPVAKAFNVNGAALYDQIDQQRVPPSNLYASEDAAREVTERLIRDAGYDPVSVGGLEQARALEEYVLGVYSAISQGGLGPFFYRYAKPGQL